In Populus nigra chromosome 10, ddPopNigr1.1, whole genome shotgun sequence, the following proteins share a genomic window:
- the LOC133704459 gene encoding glycolipid transfer protein 1-like isoform X2: MGADGLGTVFTPSLEGMKHVKSDHGEMLTKPFLDVCKLILPVIDKFGAAMTLVKSDIGTRLENKYLSDPSKYNHLYTMIQEEVDAKTAKGSSSCTNCLLWLTRAMDFLVELFLNLLAHPDWTMSQACADSYGKTLKKFHGWVASSYSTVVMKLVPDRKKFMEVISGPGNVSADMEQFCTTFPPFLEENHKFLASVGLDDMKTL; the protein is encoded by the exons ATGGGGGCTGATGGTCTAGGAACTGTGTTTACACCATCATTGGAAGGAATGAAGCACGTCAAATCCGATCACGGAGAAATGCTCACTAAACCTTTCTTGGATGTCTGCAAATTGATTTTGCCTGTTATCG ATAAGTTTGGAGCTGCCATGACCCTTGTAAAATCTGATATCGGTACG AGATTGGAAAACAAGTATTTGTCTGATCCGTCTAAATACAACCACTTATACACTATGATTCAAGAGGAGGTTGATGCTAAAACAGCCAAAGGATCTTCCAGTTGTACCAATTGTCTTCTTTGGCTAACCAG AGCAATGGATTTCCTTGTGGAACTGTTCCTGAATTTACTTGCACACCCAGATTGGACAATGTCACAAGCCTGTGCAGATTCGTATGGCAAGACACTGAAGAAATTTCATGGCTGGGTTGCTAGTTCATATTCCACT GTTGTCATGAAGCTTGTTCCAGACAGGAAGAAGTTCATGGAAGTAATTTCTGGCCCAGGCAATGTTTCTGCTGACATGGAGCAATTCTGTACAACCTTTCCTCCATTTCTTGAAGAGAATCACAAGTTCCT
- the LOC133705084 gene encoding uncharacterized protein LOC133705084 yields MEEGEEVTIAEDQRVVDISLKDLAKKLEEFAKARDWEKYHSPRNLLLAMVGEVGELSEIFQWKGEVDKGLPNWEESDKEHLAEELSDVLLYLIRLADICGVDLGDAATRKIVKNAIKYPPKAC; encoded by the exons ATGGAAGAAGGTGAAGAGGTCACTATTGCAGAAGATCAGAGGGTAGTGGACATTAGTCTTAAGGACCTTGCAAAGAAACTAGAGGAATTTGCCAAGGCCAGAGATTGGGAAAAGTACCACAGTCCAAGGAATCTTCTTCTTGCAATG GTTGGTGAGGTAGGAGAGCTATCGGAAATATTCCAATGGAAAGGAGAGGTGGACAAGGGGTTGCCAAATTGGGAGGAATCCGACAAGGAGCATCTAGCAGAAGAGCTATCTGATGTCCTGCTCTACCTCATAAGGCTGGCTGATATTTGTGGGGTTGATCTTGGTGATGCTGCCACCAGAAAAATTGTTAAGAATGCTATCAAATACCCGCCCAAGGCCTGCTGA
- the LOC133704773 gene encoding large ribosomal subunit protein eL14z-like yields the protein MPFKRYVEIGRVALVNYGKEYGRLVVIVDVIDQNRALVDAPDMVRSQMNFKRLSLTDIKIEINRVPKKKALIEAMEKADVKNKWEKSSWGRRLIVQQRRAALNDFDRFKLMLAKIKRGGLIRQELAKLKKENAA from the exons ATG CCTTTCAAGAGATACGTGGAGATCGGGCGGGTAGCTCTTGTCAACTATGGAAAAGAATACGGCAGGCTCGTTGTCATCGTCGATGTCATCGACCAGAACCGC GCTCTAGTTGATGCCCCGGATATGGTGAGGAGCCAAATGAACTTCAAGAGGCTTTCACTTACCGATATCAAGATTGAGATCAACCGGGTTCCAAAGAAGAAGGCTTTGATTGAAGCTATGGAGAAGGCTG ATGTTAAGAACAAGTGGGAGAAAAGCTCCTGGGGCAGAAGGCTGATTGTCCAGCAGAGAAGGGCAGCTCTCAATGACTTTGATAGGTTCAAGTTGATGTTGGCTAAGATCAAG AGGGGTGGATTGATCAGGCAAGAACTTGCAAAgttgaagaaagaaaatgcTGCTTAA
- the LOC133704459 gene encoding glycolipid transfer protein 1-like isoform X1, producing MGADGLGTVFTPSLEGMKHVKSDHGEMLTKPFLDVCKLILPVIDKFGAAMTLVKSDIGTRLENKYLSDPSKYNHLYTMIQEEVDAKTAKGSSSCTNCLLWLTRAMDFLVELFLNLLAHPDWTMSQACADSYGKTLKKFHGWVASSYSTVVMKLVPDRKKFMEVISGPGNVSADMEQFCTTFPPFLEENHKFLPKSMSVSVPCFPVRA from the exons ATGGGGGCTGATGGTCTAGGAACTGTGTTTACACCATCATTGGAAGGAATGAAGCACGTCAAATCCGATCACGGAGAAATGCTCACTAAACCTTTCTTGGATGTCTGCAAATTGATTTTGCCTGTTATCG ATAAGTTTGGAGCTGCCATGACCCTTGTAAAATCTGATATCGGTACG AGATTGGAAAACAAGTATTTGTCTGATCCGTCTAAATACAACCACTTATACACTATGATTCAAGAGGAGGTTGATGCTAAAACAGCCAAAGGATCTTCCAGTTGTACCAATTGTCTTCTTTGGCTAACCAG AGCAATGGATTTCCTTGTGGAACTGTTCCTGAATTTACTTGCACACCCAGATTGGACAATGTCACAAGCCTGTGCAGATTCGTATGGCAAGACACTGAAGAAATTTCATGGCTGGGTTGCTAGTTCATATTCCACT GTTGTCATGAAGCTTGTTCCAGACAGGAAGAAGTTCATGGAAGTAATTTCTGGCCCAGGCAATGTTTCTGCTGACATGGAGCAATTCTGTACAACCTTTCCTCCATTTCTTGAAGAGAATCACAAGTTCCT